In Bradyrhizobium lablabi, one DNA window encodes the following:
- a CDS encoding transketolase: MASDPERLELLSALSRKVLWLSSWTIHHANHIRPNADGLKVGGHQASSASLATIMSALYFSVLRPQDRVAVKPHASPVFHAIQYLFGRQTRDKLENFRGYKGAQSYPSRTKDTDDVDFSTGSVGLGVAQTLFSSLVQDYVKAHGWMKDRPEGRMIALVGDAEMDEGNIFEALLEGWKHGLRNTWWVVDYNRQSLDAVVREGLWEKFESMFRNFGWDVVIVKYGRLMRTAFAEPGGEALKSWIDACPNAMYAALCFQGGAAFRKHLQDDIGDQGAVSQLIDRRSDDELLALMSNLGGHDMASMIEAFGSIDHDRPVCFIAYTIKGVGLPFQGHKDNHAGLMTVTQMEKWRAAQNIRPGHEWEKFEGLSQEPARLEAFLADVPFNRDGRRRLTAPVIDVPERLSFKPSPQMSTQQGFGLVLNEIAREETALAARIVTASPDVTVSTNLGAWVNRRGLFARAEKADLFRSEKIPSTFNWDFSPKGQHIELGIAEMNLFILMSALGLSHQINGERLLPVATLYDPFIERGLDALNYACYQDARFMVAATPSGITLAPEGGAHQSIATPLIGIAQDGLASFEPAFVDELAVIMAFGFAHMQRESGDGGSVYLRLSTRTIEQPQRMMTPDLQKGITDGAYWLRKPGPNAELVIAYTGALAPEAIEAIGLIGESRRDVGLLAITSADRLHGGWTAARKLRRDRRGVPHLSHIEKLLAPLPRDCGIVTVIDGHPATLGWLGSVRGHRVEALGVEQFGQTGSIDDLYRHHGIDANAIIDAAESLTAGAPVRHRKMAV; the protein is encoded by the coding sequence ATGGCGAGCGACCCCGAGCGCCTCGAACTATTGTCGGCGCTTTCGCGCAAAGTGTTGTGGCTGTCGTCATGGACCATCCATCACGCCAACCATATCCGGCCCAATGCCGACGGGTTGAAGGTCGGTGGCCATCAGGCTTCCTCCGCCTCGCTCGCGACCATCATGTCGGCGCTGTATTTCTCGGTGCTGCGGCCGCAGGACCGCGTCGCCGTAAAACCGCATGCGAGCCCGGTGTTTCACGCCATCCAGTATCTGTTCGGCCGTCAGACCCGCGACAAGCTCGAGAATTTTCGAGGCTATAAGGGCGCGCAGTCCTATCCATCGCGCACCAAGGACACCGACGACGTCGATTTCTCCACCGGCTCGGTCGGCCTCGGCGTCGCGCAGACGCTGTTCTCCTCGCTGGTACAGGACTACGTCAAGGCGCATGGCTGGATGAAGGATCGCCCCGAGGGGCGGATGATTGCGCTGGTCGGCGACGCGGAGATGGACGAGGGCAACATCTTCGAGGCGCTGCTGGAGGGCTGGAAGCACGGGCTGCGCAACACCTGGTGGGTGGTCGATTACAACCGCCAGAGTCTCGACGCGGTGGTGCGCGAAGGGTTGTGGGAAAAATTCGAATCGATGTTCCGCAATTTCGGCTGGGACGTGGTGATCGTGAAATACGGCCGGCTGATGCGAACCGCCTTCGCCGAGCCCGGCGGCGAGGCCTTAAAAAGCTGGATCGATGCCTGTCCGAATGCGATGTACGCGGCCTTGTGTTTCCAGGGCGGGGCGGCATTCCGAAAACATCTTCAGGACGATATTGGCGACCAGGGCGCGGTGTCGCAATTGATCGATCGGCGCAGCGATGACGAATTGCTGGCGCTGATGTCGAATTTGGGCGGCCACGACATGGCCAGCATGATTGAGGCATTCGGATCGATCGATCACGATCGCCCGGTCTGTTTCATCGCCTACACCATCAAGGGCGTCGGGCTGCCGTTCCAGGGCCACAAGGACAATCACGCGGGGTTGATGACGGTCACCCAGATGGAGAAATGGCGCGCGGCGCAGAACATCCGGCCGGGTCATGAATGGGAGAAGTTTGAAGGACTATCGCAGGAGCCCGCCAGGCTCGAGGCGTTTCTCGCCGACGTGCCGTTCAACCGCGACGGTCGCCGCCGGCTCACGGCGCCGGTGATCGACGTTCCGGAGCGGCTTTCGTTCAAGCCGTCGCCGCAGATGTCCACGCAACAAGGCTTTGGGCTTGTGCTCAACGAAATCGCGCGCGAGGAGACAGCGCTCGCGGCGCGCATCGTCACGGCGTCGCCGGATGTGACGGTGTCGACCAATCTGGGCGCCTGGGTCAACCGGCGCGGCTTGTTCGCGCGCGCCGAGAAGGCCGATTTGTTCCGCAGCGAAAAGATACCATCGACCTTCAACTGGGATTTTTCGCCCAAGGGACAGCATATCGAACTCGGCATCGCCGAGATGAACCTGTTCATCCTGATGTCGGCGCTGGGATTGTCGCATCAAATCAACGGCGAACGGCTGCTGCCGGTCGCAACCCTCTACGACCCCTTCATCGAGCGCGGCCTCGATGCGTTGAACTACGCCTGTTATCAGGACGCGCGCTTCATGGTGGCGGCGACGCCGTCGGGCATTACGCTGGCGCCGGAAGGCGGCGCGCATCAGTCGATCGCGACGCCTTTGATCGGGATCGCGCAGGATGGCCTCGCCTCGTTCGAGCCGGCCTTTGTCGATGAACTCGCCGTGATCATGGCTTTCGGCTTTGCGCACATGCAGCGCGAAAGCGGTGATGGCGGCTCGGTCTATTTGCGGCTTTCGACCCGCACGATCGAGCAGCCGCAGCGGATGATGACGCCGGATTTGCAGAAGGGCATCACCGACGGCGCCTATTGGCTGCGCAAGCCGGGGCCGAATGCCGAACTCGTGATCGCCTATACCGGCGCGCTCGCGCCCGAGGCGATCGAGGCCATCGGCCTGATCGGCGAAAGCCGACGGGATGTCGGGCTGCTCGCGATCACCTCCGCCGACCGGCTGCATGGGGGCTGGACCGCGGCACGAAAACTGCGGCGCGACCGCCGCGGCGTGCCGCATCTTTCCCATATCGAAAAACTGCTGGCGCCGCTGCCGCGCGACTGCGGCATCGTCACCGTGATCGACGGCCATCCCGCAACCTTGGGCTGGCTCGGCAGCGTGCGCGGCCACCGCGTCGAGGCGCTCGGCGTCGAGCAGTTCGGCCAGACCGGCTCGATCGACGACCTCTACCGCCACCACGGCATCGACGCCAATGCCATCATCGACGCGGCGGAATCCTTGACGGCCGGGGCGCCTGTGCGGCACCGCAAAATGGCGGTGTAA
- a CDS encoding Lrp/AsnC family transcriptional regulator, whose product MHSLDAIDRKILGLLQSDSRTTMQELADKVGLSVSPCHRRVKLLEQRGVITRYIATVDQKSLGLHVSVFISIKLARQKEEDLNRFAKAISKWEEVLECYLMTGNRDYLLRVVAADLSSYEAFLKNKLTRLDGIASIESSFALSQVKYSIALPV is encoded by the coding sequence ATGCACAGTTTAGATGCCATCGACCGCAAGATCCTCGGCCTGCTGCAGTCCGACAGCCGCACCACCATGCAGGAACTCGCCGACAAGGTCGGCCTGTCGGTGTCGCCGTGCCATCGCCGGGTCAAACTTCTGGAGCAGCGCGGCGTGATCACGCGCTATATCGCGACCGTCGACCAGAAGTCGCTCGGGCTCCATGTCAGCGTCTTCATCTCGATAAAACTGGCGCGGCAGAAGGAGGAGGACCTCAACCGCTTTGCGAAAGCGATTTCGAAATGGGAGGAGGTGCTGGAGTGTTATCTGATGACCGGAAACCGCGATTACCTCCTGCGCGTCGTCGCCGCCGACCTGTCGTCCTATGAAGCGTTCCTGAAGAACAAGCTGACCCGGCTCGACGGCATCGCCTCGATCGAATCGAGCTTTGCGCTGAGCCAGGTGAAATACTCGATCGCGCTGCCGGTGTGA
- a CDS encoding class I SAM-dependent methyltransferase — MVSNDSDRPAVLARQRFVADKEAFSGLNLAQRFQRIHDTNLWGAAASTSGLGSELDATAVLRAELPVLLQKLGVASLLDAPCGDAGWINAADLSARIIGVDILPSLIEHLQARAAAGEIKGEYHLADITRDSLPRCDAILCRDCLVHLSFANIERAVANFRASGAKWLIATTFPGWQANADCEDGDWRALNFERAPFGWGPPVEFLNENCLEAGGGWRDKSLGVWRLAEIG, encoded by the coding sequence ATGGTCTCAAATGATTCCGATCGCCCGGCCGTTCTCGCCCGTCAGCGCTTTGTTGCGGACAAGGAAGCATTTTCAGGGCTAAATCTCGCGCAGCGCTTTCAGCGCATCCACGACACGAATTTGTGGGGTGCAGCTGCGTCCACTTCGGGACTGGGCTCGGAGCTGGACGCGACCGCGGTGTTGCGCGCGGAATTGCCGGTGCTGTTGCAAAAGCTCGGCGTGGCGTCACTGCTCGACGCGCCCTGTGGCGATGCCGGCTGGATCAATGCTGCCGATTTGAGCGCGCGCATCATCGGCGTCGACATTTTACCTTCTCTGATCGAGCACCTGCAGGCACGCGCCGCCGCGGGAGAGATCAAAGGCGAATATCATCTCGCCGATATCACCCGAGATTCCCTGCCGCGATGCGACGCGATCCTGTGCCGCGATTGCCTCGTGCATCTGTCCTTTGCGAATATCGAGCGCGCGGTTGCGAATTTCCGCGCGTCAGGCGCAAAGTGGCTGATTGCGACGACGTTTCCGGGGTGGCAGGCCAATGCCGATTGCGAGGACGGCGACTGGCGCGCGCTGAATTTTGAGCGGGCGCCTTTTGGCTGGGGACCGCCGGTTGAATTCTTGAACGAGAATTGCCTGGAAGCCGGCGGCGGCTGGCGGGACAAGAGTCTCGGGGTGTGGCGGCTTGCTGAGATTGGTTAG
- a CDS encoding zinc-binding dehydrogenase gives MPEPKPAAGQVLVKTLACGICGSDLHARKHARHMVELARHFPGRKPMDLARDVVFGHEFCCEIVDYGQDTQRKLKAGTRVCSLPALLTPEGPQGIGYSNDNIGGYAERMLLSEALLLEVPNGLAAEHAALTEPLAVGIHAVEKANVRGDEVPLVIGCGPVGLAVIAALKLKGLHPIVAADYSPARRALAEKLGADIVVDPAHAQPYATWAEHAAMSPEQKAARPPLQAWRPALKPALIFECVGIPGLIQQVFEGAPRDARVVVVGVCMETDRSEPTLGIVKELNVQYVLGYTPDEFAYSLRLIAEGQVDAASLVTATVGIDGVAAAFADLANPEAHTKIIVEPWR, from the coding sequence ATGCCAGAACCGAAACCGGCGGCGGGGCAGGTGCTGGTCAAGACATTGGCCTGCGGCATTTGCGGCTCTGATCTGCACGCGCGCAAGCACGCCCGTCACATGGTCGAACTGGCGCGGCATTTTCCGGGCCGCAAGCCGATGGACCTCGCCCGCGATGTCGTGTTTGGCCATGAATTCTGCTGCGAGATCGTCGACTACGGGCAGGATACGCAGCGCAAGCTGAAAGCCGGCACCCGCGTCTGTTCGCTGCCGGCGCTGCTGACGCCGGAGGGTCCGCAGGGCATCGGCTACTCCAACGACAATATCGGCGGCTATGCCGAGCGCATGCTGCTCAGCGAGGCGCTGCTGCTGGAGGTGCCCAACGGGTTAGCGGCGGAACATGCGGCGCTGACCGAGCCGCTCGCGGTCGGCATCCACGCCGTCGAAAAAGCAAATGTGCGCGGCGACGAGGTGCCGCTGGTGATCGGCTGCGGCCCGGTCGGGCTCGCGGTGATCGCGGCGCTGAAGCTAAAAGGGTTGCACCCGATCGTCGCGGCGGATTATTCGCCGGCGCGCCGCGCCTTGGCCGAAAAACTCGGCGCCGACATCGTCGTCGATCCCGCGCACGCGCAACCTTACGCGACCTGGGCCGAGCACGCCGCGATGTCGCCGGAGCAAAAGGCGGCGCGGCCGCCGCTGCAGGCGTGGCGGCCGGCCCTAAAACCTGCGCTGATTTTCGAATGTGTCGGCATACCCGGCCTAATACAGCAGGTGTTCGAAGGCGCGCCGCGCGATGCGCGTGTCGTGGTGGTCGGCGTCTGCATGGAAACCGACCGCTCCGAGCCGACGCTCGGCATCGTGAAGGAGCTCAACGTTCAATATGTGCTGGGCTATACGCCCGACGAGTTTGCCTACTCCCTGCGCCTGATCGCGGAAGGGCAGGTCGATGCGGCCTCCCTGGTGACCGCGACCGTCGGCATCGATGGCGTCGCCGCCGCGTTCGCGGATTTGGCCAATCCGGAGGCCCACACCAAGATCATCGTCGAGCCCTGGCGCTAG